The following are encoded in a window of Epilithonimonas zeae genomic DNA:
- a CDS encoding type III PLP-dependent enzyme domain-containing protein: MKIKYSELIDQTLYFPTEEFSVEENNLKFHDINLMEVVEKFGTPLKFNYLPKISQNIERAKFWFKEAFEKNDYQKNYRYCYCTKSSHFAFVVEEALKNDISLETSSAYDMDIVKSLYDKGKVAKDIEVICNGFKTDDYLAKISELINNGFENITPILDNYRELDKLTESIDRTFDIGIRIASEEEPKFEFYTSRLGIGYKDIIPYYSQKIAEHPNARLKMLHFFINTGIKDTAYYWNELYKCLRVYARLKKIAPEVDSLNIGGGFPIKTSLNFDYDYEYMVNEIVMQIKKFCEEEGVEEPNIYTEFGSFTVGESGGHLYKIISQKRQNDREKWNMIDSSFMTTLPDTWAISRHFIMLPLNRWDDSYERVFLGGLTCDSDDYYNSEQHTNAIYLPVFNETKPLYIGFFHTGAYQETIGGYGGVHHCLMPQPKHILIDKDEDGNITYELFREEQRPEDVLKLLGY; this comes from the coding sequence CCAACTGAGGAATTCAGTGTAGAAGAAAATAATCTGAAGTTCCACGACATCAATCTGATGGAAGTTGTGGAGAAATTCGGAACTCCTTTGAAGTTCAATTATTTACCAAAAATATCTCAGAATATAGAAAGGGCAAAATTCTGGTTCAAAGAAGCTTTTGAAAAAAACGATTATCAGAAAAATTACAGATATTGCTACTGCACAAAGTCCAGTCATTTTGCGTTTGTTGTGGAAGAAGCGTTGAAAAATGATATCAGTCTGGAGACGTCTTCTGCTTATGATATGGATATCGTAAAATCGCTTTACGACAAAGGAAAAGTGGCTAAAGATATCGAAGTTATTTGCAATGGTTTCAAAACTGATGATTATTTGGCAAAAATTTCGGAGCTGATTAATAATGGTTTCGAAAATATCACACCGATTCTTGATAACTACAGAGAGTTGGATAAGCTAACGGAAAGCATCGACAGAACTTTTGACATCGGAATCAGAATTGCTTCTGAGGAAGAGCCGAAGTTCGAATTTTATACCTCAAGATTAGGAATCGGATACAAGGATATCATTCCTTATTACAGTCAAAAAATTGCGGAACATCCGAATGCTAGGCTGAAAATGCTTCACTTTTTCATCAATACCGGAATCAAAGACACGGCTTATTATTGGAACGAATTGTACAAATGTCTTCGCGTCTATGCAAGGTTGAAGAAAATTGCACCAGAAGTTGATTCGTTGAATATCGGTGGTGGTTTCCCAATCAAAACATCCTTGAACTTCGATTATGATTACGAATATATGGTTAACGAAATCGTGATGCAAATCAAGAAATTCTGTGAGGAAGAAGGTGTTGAAGAACCAAATATCTATACAGAATTCGGAAGTTTCACAGTTGGAGAAAGTGGAGGTCATCTTTATAAAATTATTTCTCAGAAACGTCAGAACGACAGAGAAAAATGGAATATGATTGACTCGTCTTTTATGACCACTTTGCCAGATACTTGGGCTATTTCCCGTCACTTCATTATGTTGCCATTGAACCGTTGGGATGATTCTTATGAGAGAGTTTTTCTTGGTGGATTGACTTGTGATTCGGATGATTACTATAACTCTGAACAGCATACCAATGCTATTTATCTTCCTGTTTTCAATGAAACGAAACCTTTGTACATTGGTTTTTTCCATACAGGCGCCTATCAGGAGACTATTGGCGGTTACGGTGGTGTCCATCACTGTCTGATGCCTCAGCCAAAACATATTTTGATTGATAAAGATGAAGACGGAAATATCACTTACGAATTGTTCCGGGAAGAGCAAAGGCCAGAAGATGTCTTGAAACTTTTAGGATATTAA